Proteins encoded by one window of Myripristis murdjan chromosome 1, fMyrMur1.1, whole genome shotgun sequence:
- the hmgb2a gene encoding high mobility group protein B2a, whose product MVKDPNKPRGKTSSYAYFVQTCREEHKKKHPGTSVNFAEFSKKCSEKWKSMGPKEKEKFEVMAKQDKKRYDEEMRSYVPPKGARRQKKKKDPNAPKRPPSAFFVFCSDHRQKIKSENPGISIGDIAKKLGDLWAKQSSKDKAPYEAKAGKLKEKYEKDMAAYRAKGGSAKSDGKKSGPGRPAGKKAAPAEEDDDDDDEEDDDEEEEDDDDDEDDDE is encoded by the exons ATGGTAAAGGATCCAAACAAGCCCAGAGGAAAGACTTCCTCTTATGCTTACTTTGTTCAGACATGCCGTGAAGAACACAAAAAGAAGCACCCAGGGACTTCTGTGAACTTTGCAGAGTTCTCCAAGAAATGCTCTGAAAAATGGAAG TCAATGGGACccaaagagaaggagaagttTGAAGTCATGGCCAAACAAGACAAGAAGCGCTATGACGAAGAGATGAGATCATATGTCCCTCCTAAGGGTGCCAGGcggcagaagaagaaaaaggaccCCAATGCCCCCAAGAGGCCACC GTctgctttctttgttttctgctctgaCCATCGCCAGAAGATTAAGAGTGAGAACCCAGGTATTTCCATTGGAGACATCGCTAAGAAGCTGGGTGACCTGTGGGCAAAACAAAGCTCTAAAGACAAGGCTCCCTATGAGGCTAAGGCTGGCAAGCTCAAGGAGAAATATGAGAAG GACATGGCTGCCTACCGGGCTAAAGGTGGTTCAGCAAAAAGTGATGGAAAGAAGAGTGGGCCAGGTCGGCCTGCAGGGAAGAAGGCAGCACCAGCTGAggaagatgacgatgatgacgatgaggaagatgatgatgaagaggaagaagatgatgatgacgatgaagatgatgatgagtaG